The segment GGCTCATTACGGCCTGGTGGAGCCGGCGATGGAGTATCTGGCCATCGGCCGCCAACAGCTGCTGCTCTGGGTGGAAGGGGTGGAGGAAACTGCCCGGCAGGGAACTGCGGGAATGGAGGATCGTCTTTTTGACTGGCTGGTGGCACATGACGACGTCTACCGGAATATCAGGCAGCTGCCGCCGGAGATTTTTGCCCGGGAGCGCTATTTCCTGAAAAATACCATGACCGGCATGCTCGGCTACCTGAAAAGCCAACGCCCGGCATCGGCAGCTGCCGTCTAAGGGGTACTTTGAAAAAGTGCCTTTTTGCCCAATTACGGCGTTAGGCGCAAATGTTAATCCTCAAAATACTCTCTGTATCCCTGCGGTTACAATCTTTGCCTGCCTTGTTCTTAGGCAAAAATGCTCATTTTTCAAGACACTTTAAGCCAGGGTTGCCTGCAGCAGCTGGGCGGCTCGCTCGAGAGTTTCCTGGGTTTTACAGAAACAGAAGCGCACCAGCTGGTTTTTATGGCAGCCGGGGGGATAGAAACTGCTGCCGGGAACGGTGGCTACCCCTGCTTCCCGCACCAGCCGGTGGGCAAAGGCCACATCATCATCGTTGCTCAGCCGGCTGAAATCCGCCATGATATAATAGGCTCCGGCGGGAACCGTACAACAGAAACCGCATCCATTCAGTACTTCCAGTAGAAAATCCCGTTTTTGCCGGTAAAAGGCTGCCAACTCCCGGTAGTAGTCATCACTGCAGCGCATCATCTCCGCTGCCCCTTCCTGCAATGGTGCCGGTGCGCCCACGGTGAGAAAATCATGAACTTTGCGGATGCTGGTGGTGATCGCCTCATTGGCAATGCAGTAGCCGATCCGCCAGCCGGTGACGCTGAAGGTTTTTGAGATGCCGTTGATGGTAATGGTCCGGTCGGCCATGCCTTCCAGCTGCGCCAGCGGATAGTGGCTGGCATCATCATAGAGAATATGTTCGTAAATTTCGTCGGTAATCGCCAGCACGTCCCATTGCTGACAGAGACTGGCAATGACTTGC is part of the Candidatus Anaeroferrophillus wilburensis genome and harbors:
- a CDS encoding pyridoxal phosphate-dependent aminotransferase translates to QVIASLCQQWDVLAITDEIYEHILYDDASHYPLAQLEGMADRTITINGISKTFSVTGWRIGYCIANEAITTSIRKVHDFLTVGAPAPLQEGAAEMMRCSDDYYRELAAFYRQKRDFLLEVLNGCGFCCTVPAGAYYIMADFSRLSNDDDVAFAHRLVREAGVATVPGSSFYPPGCHKNQLVRFCFCKTQETLERAAQLLQATLA